Proteins encoded within one genomic window of Kibdelosporangium phytohabitans:
- a CDS encoding family 2 encapsulin nanocompartment cargo protein polyprenyl transferase yields the protein MKTTAGARPVPEVLRWSRNLVDPALRAAVDRLPGTVRLISGYHFGWWDAAGRPTAADGGKALRPALALLAAQSTGADAEVALPAAVAVELVHNFSLLHDDVMDGDTVRRHRPAAWTVFGAGPAILTGDALVTLALDLLATSGLPNARLALRALSDAVIDLIRGQAEDLAFESRDDVRPAECVRMAEGKTGALLATSCALGGFAAGADPARVELLGRFGAAVGLAFQHVDDLLGIWGDPVVTGKPVHSDLRNRKKSLPVVAALGSPCAAGRELADLYARPASLSDVDAARAAALVDAAGGRRWSRQEADRLLAHALDQLANLDPAGGAGAELAALGHLVVGRTH from the coding sequence ATGAAGACCACTGCCGGTGCCCGTCCGGTCCCCGAAGTGCTGCGGTGGAGCCGGAATCTCGTCGATCCCGCGTTGCGGGCGGCCGTCGACCGGCTGCCCGGTACCGTCCGGCTGATCAGCGGCTACCACTTCGGCTGGTGGGACGCTGCCGGTCGGCCGACCGCCGCTGACGGCGGCAAAGCGCTGCGTCCCGCGCTCGCCTTGCTTGCCGCGCAGTCAACCGGGGCCGACGCCGAGGTGGCCTTGCCCGCCGCGGTCGCGGTCGAGCTCGTCCACAACTTCTCGTTGCTGCACGACGACGTCATGGACGGCGACACAGTCCGGCGGCATCGACCGGCGGCGTGGACCGTGTTCGGTGCCGGGCCCGCGATCCTGACCGGCGACGCGTTGGTGACGCTCGCGTTGGACCTCCTGGCCACGAGCGGTCTGCCGAACGCGCGTCTGGCGCTGCGCGCCCTGTCCGACGCGGTGATCGACCTCATCCGCGGCCAGGCGGAGGACCTCGCCTTCGAGAGCCGCGACGACGTGCGACCGGCGGAGTGCGTCCGGATGGCCGAGGGGAAAACCGGTGCGCTGCTGGCCACCAGCTGCGCGCTCGGCGGGTTCGCGGCGGGCGCGGACCCGGCGCGCGTCGAGCTGCTCGGCAGGTTCGGCGCCGCTGTCGGGCTGGCCTTCCAGCACGTCGACGACCTGCTCGGCATCTGGGGAGATCCCGTGGTCACCGGTAAACCGGTGCACTCGGACCTGCGCAACCGCAAGAAAAGCCTGCCCGTGGTCGCCGCGCTGGGATCGCCGTGCGCGGCGGGGCGCGAACTCGCCGACCTCTACGCCCGCCCGGCGTCGCTGTCCGATGTGGACGCGGCACGCGCGGCGGCACTGGTCGACGCGGCCGGCGGCAGGCGCTGGAGCCGGCAGGAGGCGGACCGGCTGCTGGCCCACGCTCTGGACCAGCTGGCGAACCTCGACCCGGCGGGCGGCGCGGGAGCTGAGCTGGCCGCGCTCGGCCACCTCGTCGTCGGCCGCACCCACTGA
- a CDS encoding squalene/phytoene synthase family protein, protein MTLQEGHEMVRAYSTTWYEPVMSMPAGLNEAITSAYLCMRAIDEIEDHPGLDGETKAGLLESASRTFQTRFAPADFTAALAGHEDVLPEVTQRVGEWAVLAPPAVAPRVWETFAAMAERMADWARTGFTVTTKRDLDRYTYAVSGTLVLMLSDLWAWHDGTVTNRTHGIAYGRALQAINILLDHAEDTERDVDFWPDGWDAAQMTRYARAELPLADSYLAALPEGGPAHAFCSPALARYHAALDEAAWVPMPSTNREGDV, encoded by the coding sequence ATGACCCTGCAAGAAGGGCACGAGATGGTCCGTGCCTACAGCACGACGTGGTACGAGCCGGTGATGTCGATGCCGGCCGGGCTCAACGAGGCCATCACGTCGGCCTACCTGTGCATGCGTGCCATCGACGAGATCGAAGACCACCCCGGCCTCGACGGCGAGACCAAGGCCGGGCTGCTGGAATCGGCCAGCCGGACCTTCCAGACCCGGTTCGCCCCGGCCGATTTCACCGCGGCGCTGGCCGGGCACGAGGACGTGCTGCCCGAGGTCACCCAGCGCGTCGGCGAATGGGCTGTGTTGGCGCCGCCTGCGGTCGCCCCGCGGGTGTGGGAGACCTTCGCCGCGATGGCCGAGCGGATGGCCGACTGGGCCCGTACCGGGTTCACCGTCACGACCAAACGCGACTTGGACCGTTACACCTATGCCGTTTCCGGCACGCTCGTGCTCATGCTGTCGGACTTGTGGGCATGGCACGACGGCACTGTCACCAACCGGACGCACGGCATCGCGTACGGACGAGCCTTGCAGGCCATCAACATCCTCCTCGACCACGCCGAGGACACCGAGCGCGATGTGGACTTCTGGCCGGACGGGTGGGACGCGGCGCAGATGACCCGGTACGCCCGCGCCGAACTGCCGCTGGCCGACTCCTACCTCGCCGCACTGCCCGAGGGCGGGCCAGCCCACGCCTTCTGCTCCCCTGCCCTCGCGCGCTACCACGCCGCGCTGGACGAAGCCGCCTGGGTGCCCATGCCGTCCACGAACCGCGAGGGGGACGTGTGA
- a CDS encoding terpene synthase family protein yields MIPAEIKALTIPDLSFPFPARLHPDWQELEEGTVSWLKEFGFVRGADHEQRVRAQLLGKTFAHYFPVGATDRVLLAANMCAFYTMWDDRIAAVTNPDELRTLGIRCLHLDRIAADPHTVPATDDPFEHAYRDLWLRTLTWASPQQAERIQRDMLHNSLGWLVEGAHDLQRAVASLADYREIRWATSTLPFFVDLNEIVRGFEVPLATALDPAVRQLVRLSMTLFTTTNDIFSCARDAYRGHFMNLPAVLAHAYDCSLQQGMDMAAQELRAQTSQFLALAGRLRQRAEEKLPELVDSLQDMVAGHLVWIRECGRYVIDALPV; encoded by the coding sequence GTGATTCCCGCCGAGATCAAAGCGCTGACGATCCCCGACCTGTCGTTCCCGTTCCCCGCCCGGCTGCATCCGGACTGGCAGGAGCTGGAAGAAGGAACTGTCTCCTGGCTCAAGGAATTCGGCTTCGTCCGCGGTGCCGACCACGAGCAACGCGTCCGCGCCCAGCTGCTCGGCAAGACCTTCGCCCACTACTTCCCCGTCGGCGCGACGGACCGGGTGCTGCTCGCCGCGAACATGTGCGCCTTCTACACGATGTGGGACGACCGGATCGCGGCCGTCACCAACCCCGACGAGCTGCGCACACTGGGCATCCGCTGCCTCCACCTGGACAGGATCGCCGCCGATCCGCACACGGTTCCCGCCACGGACGACCCGTTCGAGCACGCCTACCGCGACCTGTGGCTGCGCACGCTCACGTGGGCCAGTCCCCAGCAGGCTGAGCGCATCCAACGGGACATGCTGCACAACTCGCTCGGCTGGCTCGTCGAAGGCGCGCACGACCTGCAGCGCGCTGTTGCCTCGCTCGCGGACTACCGGGAGATCAGGTGGGCCACCAGCACGTTGCCGTTCTTCGTCGACCTCAACGAGATCGTGCGCGGCTTCGAAGTCCCGCTGGCCACCGCGCTGGATCCGGCGGTGCGGCAACTGGTCCGCCTGTCGATGACCTTGTTCACCACCACCAATGACATCTTCTCCTGTGCGCGGGACGCCTACCGCGGGCACTTCATGAACCTGCCCGCGGTCCTCGCCCACGCGTACGACTGCTCGTTGCAGCAGGGCATGGACATGGCCGCGCAGGAGCTACGCGCCCAGACCAGCCAGTTCCTCGCCCTCGCCGGACGTCTCCGGCAGCGCGCTGAGGAGAAGCTGCCGGAGCTCGTCGACAGCTTGCAGGACATGGTCGCGGGCCACCTGGTCTGGATCCGCGAGTGCGGCCGTTACGTCATCGACGCACTGCCCGTGTGA